The following are encoded together in the Lactuca sativa cultivar Salinas chromosome 1, Lsat_Salinas_v11, whole genome shotgun sequence genome:
- the LOC111881081 gene encoding uncharacterized protein LOC111881081 — translation MAQTHFLLLLFVTIISFTTTQSQERSPHGLVYENPMAFSPSAYNFFHPKANPPTIQNPCDETSCAPLPMAATVQSSLAQESASRNVKSGSKIGAGGVAALIFGFIFMVLVAMGAYFVVTNRRTKMGRNNMVLPSV, via the coding sequence atggCACAAACGCACTTCCTACTTCTTCTCTTTGTTACTATCATCTCCTTCACTACAACACAATCTCAAGAAAGATCACCTCATGGCCTTGTTTACGAGAACCCAATGGCATTCTCACCATCTGCCTACAATTTCTTCCACCCAAAAGCAAACCCACCAACGATTCAAAACCCATGTGATGAAACCAGTTGTGCACCATTGCCCATGGCTGCAACTGTTCAATCGAGCTTAGCACAAGAAAGTGCATCAAGAAATGTGAAAAGTGGAAGCAAAATTGGTGCTGGAGGTGTTGCTGCTTTGATATTTGGGTTTATATTTATGGTTCTTGTAGCTATGGGTGCTTATTTTGTGGTTACAAACCGTAGAACCAAAATGGGTCGAAACAATATGGTTTTACCATCGGTTTGA